In Diaphorobacter ruginosibacter, the genomic stretch GGTCAGTGCCTCGGCCGGCAGGGGCGCCGGCGCAGGCACGCCTTCGGCCAGCGTGCTCGGGTCGGCGTCCAGTGCCGCCACCGAACAGCTGCCCGTGCGGATGAATTGCAGGCCGGCCTCGGAGAGCGGCGCATTGAAGAAGTCCTCGACCGCGCGCTCTTCCTGGACTCTGCCGCCCGCCAGCAGGATCACGCGCTGCGCAAGCTGGCGAGCCTGCTTCTGGTTGTGGGTGACCACCAGCAGCGACATCCTGCGGCCCAGTTGCCGCATCAGATCGACCAGCAGGAACGCGTCATAGTCGTCAAGATCTGCGGTGGGTTCGTCGACCAGCAAAACCGACGGTGCGACCGCCGCCTCGCGCAGGATGGCGACGGCGCGCATCTGCACGTCGGAGAGATCGGTGAACGGATGGTCGAGCAGCGACTCGAGATCGGGGAAGCCGGCATCGCGAAGATAGGCGACGCACCACTCGCGCAGCGCAAGCGGCGAAAGCGACAGCTGCGCACGCACCAGCTCCACCAGGGCGTCCTGCACCGTGCCGGAGAGGATTCGCACGTGCTGCTGCACGAGCGGTGGGTGGTTGTCCTTCGAGATCGGGCGCTCTTGATAAAGCGCTTGTCCCCATGATCGGTAGCGAGGATGGTCGAGATAGGTCCCGGCGAGCGAATGGAGAACCGTGGACTTGCCCGAGCCGGATGGCCCCATCAACACCGTGATGGAGTTCTGTTCCAGGACAAATTCCACATCCGCCAAAACGATTTTGGTTCCGAATGCTGCGCCGAATTCCTTGACCACCAGGCAATCATTGCGTTGCATGCTTGTTCCAGGTGTTGTGGGTTTCACCGGCGAGATCTCGTTATGTGGTTTTGTTAGATCTCGTAAGTAATTTCAGCGGATTGTATGGAATGCGTCAAAAAAAGTCTGATCTTAGCCATTCATCAGAGCAAAACTCAGGGTTATCACTATTGTTTGTAAGTTTTATTAAAGGAATCAGTTTTCCAACAGATTCCGGACCAACTCCGGCGGGCGACAGAGAAGCGCCCGCTCTCCCGTGACGACAATGGGACGATTGAGCAGGATCGGGTGTTGCGCAATGGCTTCGATCAGTTGCGAATCGGAGACCCCTGCGGCATCGAGTCCCAGCTCCTGGAAAACCGCTTCCTTGCTGCGCATCACGTCGCGCACGGGCACGCGCAGCAGGCCGATCAGTGCCTTCAACTGCGATACATCCAGGGGCTGGGCAATGTAGTCCACGATCTCGGGCTCGATACCCTGCTCGCGCAGGATCGCGAGGGCCCCGCGTGAATTGCTGCAGCGGGCGTTGTGATAGATGGTGACACGGGGAGAGGATGTGCTGGATGATGGGTTCATGCGCACGAGTGTACGCAGCAACGGAGGGCGCGAGCCGCAGCCCCTTTGTCCTCAGCCCTCAGGTCTTGCGAAGCGCGTCCACGCGCGCATGCAGATGCAGGCTCCAGCTGCGCCGGTCATGCCCTTCGGCCGTTTCGGGCGCGCCGTAATGGATCACTGCGATGATCGGCGGTGCCACCAGCGTGCGCCAGATCGATCCCAGCAGCGTTTCGTCCCCGATATAGCTCGGTGCGTGGCTGACCTGACCGCTGGCCCGGTCCACGAACCGCAGGCCCACGGGTTGCACCGGTGCTCCCGTCGCGATCGGGGCCTGCAGCAGGTTGCCGTGGAACGGCAGCAGCTCTCGGCCGTCGCCCGTCGTGCCCTCGGGAAACACGGCAAGCACCTCGCGTGCCTGCAGCGCATCCTGCATGGCCTGAACCATGCGCAGCGCATCACGCCGGGAGGTGCGCTCGATGTAGAGCGTGCCCGCAGCCGTCGCGAGCGTACCCACGATCGGCCACTCCTTCACGTCGGACTTGGAGATGAAGCGGCAGTAGCGCCCTGCATGCATCACGGGAATGTCCAGCCACGACAGGTGATTGGCCACCATCAGAACGGGGCCGCCCGCCACGGGCTGACCGCGCACCTCGAGCGTGATGCCGACGATCGCCAGCATCTTCAGCGACCATGCCTGCACATGCGCCTGTTGCTGCTCCGCCGACAACCTGGGAAAGCGCAGCAGCACGATCAGCAGCCCCTGCAGTGCATGGAGCGCGAGGCGCACCACGCGCCAGAGGGCCTTGAATGCGCGCAGCATCACGGCATACCGCGGCGAGACGGCAGCATCCGGTTCATGCCTCTGGCTCAGCCGCGCTCGAAGGCGACCTGGCCGCCCACCAGCGTGCAGGTCACGCGGGCCGGCAGTTCATAGCCTGCGAACGGCGTGTGCTTGCCCTGGCTGCGCAGCGCCTCGGGCGTGACCACCCACGAGCTCGCGGGATCGACCACGCACAGGTCCGCCACGCCGCCTTCGACGAGCCGCCCCACGCTGGCCTGCAGCGTTCCGAGCGACGCCCCCAGCACCCGTGCCGGCTCCGCCGTGACGACCGCCAGCGCTCGGGACAGCGGCACGTCCGCATCCGCCGACCATTTGATGGCGGCCGACAGCAGCAGCTCCATGCCTGTCGCACCGGGCTCGGCTTCAGCGAAAGGAAGCACCTTGGCATCCTCGTCGACCGGCGTGTGGTCGGAGACCAGCGCGTCGATGGTGCCATCGGCCAGCGCGGCACGCAGCGCATCGCGGTCACGCTGCTGGCGCAGCGGCGGCATGAGGCGCGCGCGGCTGTCGAAATAGCCGATGTCCGCGTCGGTGAAGGTCAGCGAGTTGATGCTCACGTCGCAGGTCACGTTCAGCCCCACGGCCTTGGCCTGGCGCACCAGCTCGATGCCCGCTGCGCTCGAGATGCGGCACAGGTGCACGCGTGCGCCAGTAGGCTTGAGCAGCTCGAAGATCGTATGCAGCGCGATGGTCTCTGCCGCCACGGGGATGCCCGAGAGGCCCAGGCGCGTCGCGAGCGGGCCGCTGGCCGCCACGCCGCCGCCCAGGTACAGCTCCTGGGGCCGCAGCCACACGGTATGGCCGAAGGTGGCCGCGTACTGCAGTGCACGCTGCAGCACCTGCGTGCTCTTGAGCGCCACATCCGCCTGGCTGAAGCCCACGCAGCCGGACTCGGTGAGTTCGGCCATCTCGGTGAGCACCTCGCCCGCCAGGCCGCGTGTGAGCGCTCCCAGGGGGAAGAGGCGCGCCTGGTGCAGCTTTTCGGCGCGGAACTTGAGCATCTCGACGAGGCCGGGCTCGTCGAGCACGGGATCGGTGTCGGGAGGGCAGACCAGGCTGGTCACACCGCCAGCCACCGCCGCGCCCATTTCCGACTCGAGCATGCCTTCATGCTCGTGCCCGGGCTCGCGCAGGCGCGCGGCCAGGTCGACCAGGCCGGGCAGCACGTAGCAGCCCTTGGCATCGATCACGCGGTTCGCGGTGAAGTCCTTGGGCTCGCGGTCGATGGCGACGATGCGTCCCGCGGCAATCGCCACATGGCATACCTTGTCGAGACCGCTGGCCGGATCGATGACGCGGCCGTTCTGAATGAGTAGCTTCATGGTTCGGTGCCTACCTGCTTCCAACTTTTCCTGTTCGTTCGTTTCGCACGGTGCCATCAGGCCTCATTGCCCGCGACGATGGACATCACCGCCATGCGCACCGCGATGCCGAAGGTCACCTGCGGCAGGATCACCGCCTGCGGCCCATCGACCACGGCGGAGTCGATCTCCACGCCGCGATTGATCGGGCCAGGATGCATCACGATCGCATCGGGCTTGGCCAGCCGCAGCTTCTCGGGCGTCAGGCCGAAGCTCTTGAAGTATTCCTGGCTCGAAGGCAGCAGCGCACCGCTCATGCGCTCGTTCTGCAGGCGCAGCATGATGATCACGTCGCAGTCCTTGATGCCCTCTTCCAGCTTGTTGAAGACCTTCACGCCCATCTGCGCGAGATCGCCGGGCACCAGC encodes the following:
- a CDS encoding ATP-binding cassette domain-containing protein; the protein is MQRNDCLVVKEFGAAFGTKIVLADVEFVLEQNSITVLMGPSGSGKSTVLHSLAGTYLDHPRYRSWGQALYQERPISKDNHPPLVQQHVRILSGTVQDALVELVRAQLSLSPLALREWCVAYLRDAGFPDLESLLDHPFTDLSDVQMRAVAILREAAVAPSVLLVDEPTADLDDYDAFLLVDLMRQLGRRMSLLVVTHNQKQARQLAQRVILLAGGRVQEERAVEDFFNAPLSEAGLQFIRTGSCSVAALDADPSTLAEGVPAPAPLPAEALTAAASGQEPQAAPLMSTAVLPGGMPTLNEPHAAQGAVAASSGGPTGFLWIVPGKLAGAAMPGAVDDIHHDLALLKRVGVTTLITLTERDIDQAALAQHGLKNVHLPVYDREAPSLGQIQMLLKRMESLMSRGDVLAVHCLGGLGRTGTVLTAWLIREGLTAQEALRRVRLLDPRYVQSAEQEVFLHEYEELILQKII
- the arsC gene encoding arsenate reductase (glutaredoxin) (This arsenate reductase requires both glutathione and glutaredoxin to convert arsenate to arsenite, after which the efflux transporter formed by ArsA and ArsB can extrude the arsenite from the cell, providing resistance.), with protein sequence MNPSSSTSSPRVTIYHNARCSNSRGALAILREQGIEPEIVDYIAQPLDVSQLKALIGLLRVPVRDVMRSKEAVFQELGLDAAGVSDSQLIEAIAQHPILLNRPIVVTGERALLCRPPELVRNLLEN
- a CDS encoding lysophospholipid acyltransferase family protein, with the protein product MLRAFKALWRVVRLALHALQGLLIVLLRFPRLSAEQQQAHVQAWSLKMLAIVGITLEVRGQPVAGGPVLMVANHLSWLDIPVMHAGRYCRFISKSDVKEWPIVGTLATAAGTLYIERTSRRDALRMVQAMQDALQAREVLAVFPEGTTGDGRELLPFHGNLLQAPIATGAPVQPVGLRFVDRASGQVSHAPSYIGDETLLGSIWRTLVAPPIIAVIHYGAPETAEGHDRRSWSLHLHARVDALRKT
- a CDS encoding dihydroorotase, which codes for MKLLIQNGRVIDPASGLDKVCHVAIAAGRIVAIDREPKDFTANRVIDAKGCYVLPGLVDLAARLREPGHEHEGMLESEMGAAVAGGVTSLVCPPDTDPVLDEPGLVEMLKFRAEKLHQARLFPLGALTRGLAGEVLTEMAELTESGCVGFSQADVALKSTQVLQRALQYAATFGHTVWLRPQELYLGGGVAASGPLATRLGLSGIPVAAETIALHTIFELLKPTGARVHLCRISSAAGIELVRQAKAVGLNVTCDVSINSLTFTDADIGYFDSRARLMPPLRQQRDRDALRAALADGTIDALVSDHTPVDEDAKVLPFAEAEPGATGMELLLSAAIKWSADADVPLSRALAVVTAEPARVLGASLGTLQASVGRLVEGGVADLCVVDPASSWVVTPEALRSQGKHTPFAGYELPARVTCTLVGGQVAFERG